A single genomic interval of Candidatus Poribacteria bacterium harbors:
- a CDS encoding tetratricopeptide repeat protein, with the protein MDRKIRIIMLVMALGMMCAEELMILSAQDSTGSATQQTQIPNDTSKEQVSTHTPQDPLTQQTQPSNDTTGENPSTGIRIFGIHFDPTLRLDMSLSIFLMLLVFIFGSKTRSKSPPELTSEEVSKPENASEVEEYIKAVDRNPKATLVEKAIADAYMLQRGERIEEAIEKWRSIANITEGNDNRLASRGLVSVGYLCVKEGMGEDALLALNKAINLEPDFVEAYNNRGAAKNLLGKHQDAIADYDKAIRLKPEYAGAYDSRGSTKYLLGRSQDAIADYNEAIRLKSDDVQAYYHRGQANKAVKKYEEALADYDKVIDLQPNCAEVYNHRGSLQVMLGHYRKAITDYTKAIQLIKSGEVKLNNSQENSISFTLKENTKFGEAEVYYNRGVTRARIGEYEEAFADFNEALRLKPDYAEAYNNRGQINTLLGKHEDSLTDYNEAIRLKPDYVEAYSNRGPTNLIFGKYAEALMDLNEVIHHQPNSVLAFVNRAEAKVNLNRIDEARSDFQTALELAEQQQNTDLKASIATRFQQLDNSTLQTDET; encoded by the coding sequence ATGGATAGGAAAATAAGGATTATAATGCTTGTAATGGCATTAGGCATGATGTGTGCCGAAGAGTTGATGATATTGTCTGCACAGGATTCAACGGGATCTGCAACTCAACAAACGCAAATTCCAAACGACACATCAAAAGAGCAAGTATCAACACACACTCCTCAGGATCCCCTTACCCAGCAAACGCAACCTTCAAATGATACAACAGGAGAAAATCCATCTACTGGTATCCGTATATTCGGTATCCATTTCGATCCAACACTTAGATTGGACATGTCCCTTAGTATTTTTCTTATGCTCCTTGTTTTCATTTTTGGCAGTAAAACACGATCCAAATCCCCTCCAGAATTGACAAGTGAAGAAGTAAGCAAACCGGAGAACGCCAGTGAGGTCGAGGAATACATCAAAGCAGTTGATCGGAATCCTAAAGCCACTCTTGTAGAAAAAGCTATCGCCGATGCTTATATGTTGCAACGAGGTGAAAGGATTGAGGAGGCAATCGAAAAGTGGCGTTCCATTGCTAACATTACTGAGGGTAACGATAATAGACTTGCTTCTCGTGGTTTGGTTTCAGTTGGTTACCTCTGTGTAAAAGAAGGCATGGGAGAGGACGCATTATTGGCTTTAAACAAGGCAATTAACTTGGAACCAGATTTCGTTGAAGCTTACAACAATCGGGGTGCAGCGAAGAACCTCCTTGGAAAACATCAGGATGCTATTGCTGATTATGATAAGGCGATTCGACTAAAACCCGAATATGCTGGAGCCTATGATAGTAGAGGTTCGACAAAGTACTTGCTTGGAAGGAGCCAGGATGCCATTGCTGATTACAATGAGGCAATCCGGCTAAAATCAGATGATGTCCAAGCGTATTATCACCGAGGACAGGCGAATAAAGCCGTTAAAAAATATGAGGAAGCTCTCGCTGACTATGATAAGGTGATTGATTTACAACCGAATTGTGCCGAGGTCTATAACCATCGGGGTTCTCTACAGGTTATGCTTGGACACTATAGGAAGGCCATCACCGATTACACCAAAGCAATTCAACTAATAAAATCTGGCGAGGTAAAACTTAACAACAGTCAAGAAAACTCCATTTCTTTCACTCTTAAAGAAAACACAAAATTTGGTGAGGCAGAAGTCTACTACAACCGCGGAGTCACAAGAGCTAGGATCGGAGAATATGAGGAGGCTTTTGCTGATTTCAATGAGGCACTTCGACTAAAACCTGATTATGCAGAAGCATACAATAATCGCGGTCAAATCAACACTCTGCTTGGGAAACACGAAGACTCTCTGACTGACTATAACGAAGCAATTCGGCTAAAACCCGATTATGTTGAAGCCTATAGCAACCGAGGTCCCACAAATCTTATCTTTGGTAAATACGCGGAGGCTCTTATGGATCTAAACGAAGTCATCCACCACCAACCTAATTCTGTGCTTGCTTTTGTCAATCGGGCGGAGGCAAAGGTGAATTTGAATCGCATAGACGAAGCGAGATCAGATTTCCAAACCGCTTTGGAATTGGCAGAGCAACAGCAGAACACTGATCTTAAAGCCTCTATTGCGACACGATTTCAGCAACTTGACAATTCAACATTACAAACCGATGAAACATGA